The nucleotide window AAAAAGGATACAAAAAAGGAGAAACAGGAGGAACCGGACTCGGACTATACATAGTTAAAAAAATAACAGAAAGCTACGGCGGTAACATAAAACTAAAAGACTCAGAACTTGGAGGAGCCAAATTCAAAGTAAAATTGAAAAAGGCCAAAAACTCCTCCACCAAAACAACTACAACAACAAATTAAAATCACACAACAACACAAAAAAATATACTAAAAATAACATACGACCCATAACAACTAAAAAATAAACACCTAAACAAAACAACCAAAAAAAAAGAGAAATAACAATCCAAATTTCCAAAAACCTCAGATCCCCTTTAACACAAACACCAAATACCTTATAATCAGGTTGTTAAAAAATTGTTTTATTAGATTTCAACCAAAGCATATCATAACAAATATACTAAAAACCACATACAAAAAACAATAACCTATCAATAACAATCTACAAATCACATATATCTCAAAACTTCGTTCACCCCAAATATACACATAAAAACCATATATTTTAAACTAAATTTCTTTAGCTGTTAACTCCGTAGATGTCTCTTAAGTCTTCTTGGACAAATTTATAGACTTTTTTGTTGATTTTGTAGTCTTTTATTATTTTGTTTTTTCTGAAGCTTTTGATAGTTCCTTCTTCCATGCCTGGGTGGTAGTTCTTTTTATATCTGTTTACGTATTCATCAATTCCTTTTTCCTGGATTTGTTGTACTACTTCTTTGGCTCTCTTGATTTCCGGCATGAACTCTGGCTCCAATCTTTCATTAATCTCTGGATTTCTCCATTTCCATTTTGTGTTTTCATAGGTGTTGAATGTGTAGTTTGTTTTGGGGATTCCCTGTAATTTGAATCGTTGTCCCTGTCCTTTTGCGTCAGTTACTGATCTGTAGAAGATTGCTTCCTTTCGCCCTACCTTCAAAATATAATCATTCAGTAAACGCCGGATATCTGGGTGTACGTCTTTGCCTGTGTGGCCTATTATTATGAGGGATGCTCGGTATTTCCTGAATTTTTTTAGTAGGGTTGAGAACTGTCTTTCCACTTTTGTGCTATCTTTTGAATATCCACTGGCATGGCTACTTGCTTCGTCGAAGATGAATAGTTTATTGCTTTGTTTTTGTCCTTCTTGTTTGTCTGATTTTAGCCATTTCTCCAGTTCCTGTATCCCACTACAATACCTATCTTTTTCTTTGAATGATTTGATGTTGCTGGCTACTTTTCCGTTTAGCCATGTGTGGTATAGTTCGGCCAATAGGATGGCGAAATCTGTTTTTCCACTCCCCATATTCCCTGCAATATAACAAATATAAATTTCCTGCCGCAACCTATTTTCAAGTAGTTGTAGGGTTCGTAATCCGCTGAGGTCATTACCTTCTGGAGGTTTACCGGCGATGCGTTTTATTACTGGGATGTTGTGGGTTTGTAATGCCTGGCCTACATACCTGCTGGATCGGTTTTTTAGTATTTCTCGGTAGATCCGTAGGTCTTGGTATTGGTGGTTGGTTAGGTTTGGTGTTTCTTTTTGTATGTTGGTATAGTTGTTGGATATGTATTCGAGTAGTTTGTTGTATCGGTCTTTTGGGTTGAGTAGACCGGTGTGGTTATGTAAGGTTTCTGTGTCCTCATTGATTTTAGTTTGAAGCTCCAGGCTGCTCCAAGCTAAATTATCCTTGCCCGACATTTCCCAGCTCCTTATTTCCTTTTTTGCCCTCTAATGACCTTTCTTCTTTTTTTTCTGGTTTTATTTCCTCTCTGTCTTGTTTTGTTTTGGTTTTGTAGTTTTGTTTTGTTTCTTGGAAGACTTCGTTGATTGTTTTTTCGATTTGTTCTCCTTTGAAGATGGTTTCTTGTTCTATGTCTTGGATGATTTGTCCTAGAATTTTGTTTAGGGATTTTTGGATGATTGATCGGATTCGGACTCTTTGTGTTAATCCTTTTTGTGCTTCTTCTGTTAATGTTGTTCTTAGTTCTGTGATTGCTTCTTTTGATCTCATTAGTTCGAGGTCATCTAGATAGCCCATCCAAACACCAACTGCCCGATTAGACTCAGGGTTATACTTTCTTGCGAGATAGAGATCTCCGGTTCCACATCGATAATTTGTTAGTTCACCCTCAACCTCGATACTCTGGAATTTTTCTCGAGATAATTCATAAACTGCAATACCTGAGGCCTCAGCCTCCAGCACCAACAACGGAACCCTCTCAGAACTATATAAATAATCAACAGCCTCCCGAATCGGAAGATAACCAACAACCAACCCCACAAGAAAAACAAAATACGCTATCTGGTACTCAACCCCAAACCACTCAAAACCAAAAAACAAGAAACCTAACACTAAAACAAAAACCAAAACCAAACCAAAAAAACCATCCCTAACAAATTGCTTTACTCCAAGGTTGAATCCAGTTAATCTAGACAACTAAATCGCCCTCCTCTAAATCTATAATTAAATCCTGCATACAATCACTGCAAAAGTAAAAGGAATGTGGGAAGGAATTACGAACTCTAATTCCACAGACTAAACAAATAAACTCAATCAACTAAAATCACCAGGGAGTTAAAGATTCCCAAAACCCAGTCACAAAACCAACAGACAAATCAACAGCGATGTTGATCCAGTAATCCATTGGTTGGAAAACCAGAACATCCAACAACCCCAACTCAAACGATATAACCGTAGCTCCTGCTAAAAAAGGAACCAACCAATAAACCAAAAACAACAAACCCAAATGCCTTGGATCCCGTAGATACCCACTTACCAAGACCAGGCCAGCCATGATTACTGGCATTATCGGTGGCGCCAAAACAACACCTCAATACCTCTGAAACACTTCTTCATCTTCCTCCCCCTTCTTTCTGTAAGCTAACACTCCTAACAAAACAAGAGTGGATAAAAAACCACTTACCCCAGCAACCTGCACATAACTCCAATCAGCATCTCCATCAAACAACAAAAAACCTGAGTCACCACTAACAACCACCAACGCCCTAGAAGTGGATAGAGAAACAGCAAAATCACCCCTGAACTCCACAACCTCAACCTCAATAACGTTAACGCCACGCTCTAACAAAAAACTCTGCACCGGAACCTGAGTAACACCCCCACCACCAACACCCAACATACTATCAACAACCTTAACACTCTGAGACAAATCACTCTCCAACTCAATAGAAAGCACACCATCACTATACTCATAACCAAGAATCCTAGTTACCTCATCAACCTCAACCACAGACCCCTCCGACGCCTCCAACTCCTCTGCTGACACTAATGGAAGGAAGGAAAGGAATAGTAGGGAGATTAAAAACAAAACCCCCACCCAACACCCAACACTCTTATTCAAAGGAGGCATGTTTTATTCCTTCCTGACTATTATGTCGTTGTCTCCAGAACCACCCCGTCGAATGAAAACGAAAGCTCCGATACCTAAGATTATTAACCAATACGGAACCCCACCTAAATCCCTGTTAAGCCAATCACCTAGATCTCCGACCGTTATGCCGTCAACCTGACCATCACCACTATCAGCACTCCAATCGCTAACCAGATCATAGATTTCTGCTATCTGTTTAAGCTCATCCTCAAACTGGCTAGCGTTAATTGTGTGGTAGATTGGTTTGTATAACTCGACCTCCTCTAACCTTTCTCCATCAAAACTTATGATTTCGAGAATTTCGAAACTGGTTTCATAAAGCCAGAACAGGCCCTCATCAGTTGCTAGATAAAATGGAGCAGAATAGTTCTCGGTATTGTAGGCCCTATCTGTTTCAAGTGTGTTGTTTTCAAGGCATGCATTTGTAAATAACATACCTTCCCAGGTACTGTTATCTTGCAGAACATTGCTTTCGTGTATTTCGATGATGAATCGGTCGTTTATGGTTGTGTTTATTCCGAGTAAGGCTAGTTCTGCTCCAGCATACCCATAATACCCAGTCTGATTATGCAATGTATTCAAATGCTGCGCCAAAACATATGGATCCACAACCCCAGTTAGATCAAGTCCGTCGCTATATTCTTGGTAGACTTCATGTACGTAGACTTCCATGTTGTCTTTCATCATTTCATGAGTGGAATATAGATCTTTCCATACGTCTTCCCAGATATCAAGGTCCATTACCTCTCCATCACTACCGACTGGATTGCTCACCAATATTTTCGAATCTCTTGAACTGGCTGCTCCACCACATACAACACCATGCTCGTTGTCTGGGTATGGGAAAACATAGAAAACTTTAGACCCATGGTTGTTGGGAACACTTGAAACATCCTTCTGTTCATAATCAAGAACTGAAACACTAGACCCATTCAACAAAACAACATCCCTATCATAAAACTTAGTCAAATTCAAATCCATATACCTTGTATCTGTTTGAGTAGAACCATCCTGCCAACTACTATAATCATAATACCACTCAGCCTCAAACGGATACTGGAATATAGTTTCAATCTCTGCATTAACCTCCATCAAATGCTCTATAGACATAACTTGGCTGTTGACCTGTTGAAGAAAGTTATATTCTATATTGCTGTAGTATTCATCTATAACTCTTTGAGTTTTAACCTGCGCTTCCTCCAAACTACTACCATTATTAAGTTCTTTAAGCAACTCAGATTTAGCTAAACTCCAAACAAACGTCTCCGTATTCCCTACCTCATTACCAAAAGCACTAATGATAAAACTATCATCCTTAGACAACTGCATCCCATAATCATAAATCATGACACTGTTCAACTCACCATCACCACAATCATCATCACTGCTGAAAAAATCCATTATCCAGGTATATCCAGCACCCAAATAAGTCGTCTCATACCTCTCATGAACCGTCGTCCCCGTAATCAACCGAAAAAAATCACTCAAAAAACCGGTTTCATCCCCCCGATCACCATCAACTGCAGTAACCGACCCACCCACACCCAGAATAAATAGAAAGATTAGGAGGAGGGATAGAAAAAAGGATTTCCGCAACTTAACCATCCCTATTTAAATACATATACCCCTCAACAGCCAACACAACCAAAACAACCCAAACAGGAACACCAGAACCACCAACATCACCAGAAAGCCAACCAAAAAAACCAGAACCACCCATAACCACTACCTCCCTAGATTCACCATCAAACTCAATAGACAAAACTAAATGCGTGTTATTCTCCAACTCCTCCACATAGTAAGCAGTGTCATTGCCTTCTAAAACCACCTCAAGCATATCAAACTCCATCTCAAGGTCACCAGAAACAACAACATCACCAACACTCACATTACCAAGAACACCACTATCAATGTAAACCGAGACAACATCAACCAACTCAGAACTGCTGAGCTCTAGAGAAACAGAGTTATTATCCAGGTCGACTGAGCTGTTTAGAACTGTGATTGTGGTTAGATCGGTAATGACCTCACCATCCCCCGTAACCGTGATAAACTCACCAACAGCCAAAACATCATCACAAACAACCTCCTGATGCGTTTGGCTTCCTGTTTCAGCATACACCGACCCCGAACCCGCAAAAATCAACCCGCAGAGTAGGAGGGAGAAGAAAAATAATTTATTTTTCATGTTTTTATCCCTTCCAACTCAAAACCGCATAGGCAATGATAACTATTGCTAGGCCGACTGTCCCCCATAACTCACTGCCATAAAACGTATTACCAACCTCCGTAATGTATTCCAGGCCGATTAGCAGTAAGCCGGCGACTATGAACAGGCCTTTCTCCCAATCCTCAAAGTGATGCCAACCCCTTTTCTTATTCAACGCATATCCAGCAATCATCAAGGCTATAACAATCCATCCAGCATAAACACCGGATAATGAATAGCCATAGATTTCGAAGTGGCCTAAACCGAAGGCCACCAGTCCACTCACCAAGACAACAGCCAATAAAACTGCTTCCTGCAGACCAATCTTCCTAAACATAGACTCCCCATTCAAAACACCCATAACAACACCAAAATAAACTCTATAAAGAAAAATACACGAGATAAAGATAAATAAAGCTACAAAATTTATGCAAAAAAAAAATAGAAAAAAACAGAGGCCAAAAAAAAGGGATGTATAGAGCTAAAGGAAAAAAGCAAATATGAATTCTAAATTTGATGTATCCCTAAATTACAGGGCTAAGTAGATATCCGTTTTTTTTGGATATCCGATAAGATGCTTTAAATTCCTCTATCTCTAGTTGTCTCGTATGTAAGGATTGGATTTATACTTTACTATCTTCTCAACTTGATTGTAAACTCCTTACAACTAAGAGAAGTTTAAAGTTTTTGTTTATCAAATTTTATCATTCATAAATGATTTTATATCTTTTTAAAAAGTTTAGAAACGATGGTTTTAAGTATTATGTTTTATATACCACTTAGCTAACGCTTATTGTTTCAATTTGCTGGGTTTTGTGTAATGAAAAAGATTGAAATTTCTTGTAGTCCTCTTGATAAATTAGAAGTTCCAAACAGTGATGGTTATTTACTCTATTCAACTCTGCTTTCTAAAATCAGTGAAAAATCAAGTGAGGTTAGTACCCGAATTCATGATTCTAACTTTTCCTCAATCTCTGTTTCAAGTTTAAATGGTATATTTCATCAATCTAGTAGACGATATCATAAGGTTTTGAAGCCTTCTGAGGACTACACTTTTAAGGTAGGTGTGACAGACCCTAAAGAAGAAGAGATATTTAAGGCTTTAATTGAACCTTTGATCTTTGGAGATGGCTTAATTGAGTTTGATAATGGAAGTTTAGAGGTGAAAGAGATTAGTAGTAATGAAACAAGTTTTGAAGATTTATTTACTAAGGCTGTTGGTTTTGAAAAGCCTGAATTTAGTTTTGAATTTACTTCACCCACTTGCATTAAATTTAAAAATTCATCAATAACTGAAATGTTTCCTCAAAGAGTTAGCGTATTTAATTCTATAAAATGTAAATGGAATAAGGTTGCTCCTGACAAATACGCTTTAGGTTTATCTAGAGAGGATATTGGTTCGAATTTAATAGAGAAACCTCAACCAAAATCATATAGAACTCATAGTGTTGTTGTGAATAGGGTTTTTGATGAGAATAAAAAACATAAACGCCCTATAATCAGGCAAGGTTTCACTGGCAAATGTACTTATTCAATCTTTAAAGAAGCTTCTAAAGACATTAAAAATGCCTTAACTTTGTTAGCAATGTTTTCAGAATACTCAGGTGTGGGTAGTGCAGTTTCAAGAGGATGTGGTAGTGTTATAACTGAAATACAGGAGGTTAATTGAAATATGGTTAATCCACTTAGAGAAGGTGTATTAGAGGGTGAAAAGGAGATTGAGCAGATATCAGATGAAAAATCAGTTCTTTTAGAGTTTTATAATGATATTGATCCCTTGTTAAGAGAGGAAGATTGGGGGTACTTATCAGCTAAATCTGTTGAATTTGGGAAGATCGATCAATCTTTATTGAACCATATTAGGAATGGAGTTTCTTTTTTATCCCAATTTAAAAATGTTCTCAATAAAATTGGAATTAGTTTTGATCATATAGACCTTAGAAGAACTGTCTCTTTATTTATAATACATGATTTACATAAGCTAGAGAAAAAAGGCTGGGAAAACGAATTTGATATTGATAAAAAAACGGTTGAAAGATTCGTTAAAGATTTAAAATTGGATGATTTCTCAGATTTGAGTTTTGAAGATTATTATTCATGCGTAAAAGCCTCGCATCGCTCAAGTAATTCTAAATCGGGGAGGTTGACACCTGAATATTCTAGGTTAGCTCCTTTAGTTCGTTTGGCAGATGCTATTGCTTCAAGCCCCTCTCCAGAAGAAGCTGTTAGTGAGAGAAACCAAAATGTATTAAAAGAAAAATTTGACAATTTGAAACTTAGTTTTCATAAATTAGAGGAAGTAAAAGGAATTTCAACTAATATCTTAAATCGTGGTATTGCCGATTATTTGATGGATAGAGAATATTATATTTTAACAATTTACGATAATGGATGCCTTTATATTAAAGAAAAAAATACTGAAGGTATTGATTTTGATGAAGAGGTTTTTAATGGGATTTACGATAATTTCGTTGAATCTCTGAGAGACTCGCATGAAAACCTAAAAGACCCCAGTAAATTATCAGAATCTATAAGTGGTGGCCGTCTCGGGCATTATAACGCTAGTTCTGAATATTATTTTTATTCTGGAATAGAAAACATAATCAAAGGTTTTTGTTTTAAAGGGTTTAGCGATGCGAATAGTGATAATGATTTGACTGATTCAATGATTTCTGATATAGAATTGGCTGAAAAGATTACTGGAATAGATATTGATAAAAGTGATAGAACTATCATCGGTTTTGCAAGAATTGTGGCTTCTATTTATAAACAGATTCTATCATTAGAAAATGACCTTGAGATGGGTTTAAAGATATTAGGTGAAATATTTAACGCAGAGAAATCTACTAAAAAATTAATAAAGGCTAATGAAAACCAGAAAAAAAAATTAGCAAAAGGTGGAAAGTGGATTTATTCTATACCTATAGCTCAAGAGTTTCTTGAATCAAAAATAAATGGAAAAAAAGCAAGTAATGTAGAGTCAGGACCAGTATCAGAATATATAGCAAGAGAAGTTCTTAGTAAAATCGATAAAGAAAAAGTTGAAGCAAAATTAATAGGTGACTTTGAAAAAGAAATAAAATCTTTTATCTCCGACGTAGTTATTTTAGATAACACTAAATTTGATTTTGAAACCCCAGATATTTTTGATGAGTATGTCTCAAAGAGAACTAGTAAATTATGTTCTATCTGTAATCGTTCAACCTTTGGAAATAAAGGGGATATGGAATCAAAGAAGTATGAACATGGCTTAAAAGCAGGTTTTAGTAATTACGTCGATTTAGGAGCATCAAAACCAGAAAACCTGCTTTTATGTAAACCATGCCAAGTTGAATTCGGATTAAGAAACATTGAAACTAACAATCAACAAGAGTATCGTATATTCTATCATTTTATCCCTGATTACTTTTATACCCCTGCAACATGGAGTATTGCCGAAAATATTGTTCAATTGGTGGGGAACGGTAGGTTACAGGTTTTAAGTATTGCAAATACAGTTATTTCAGAAGAATTTAATAAAGATATAGAAGAGGATTTTGAAAACCTGGCTGGAGATGAATCTGGCTTAAATATTCTTGAATCTACTATTGGAGAGTTTAAAAACAACTATGGAACTCAAATATTAGAATATCATAGAAATAGTTCTCAACGGAACCCATTAAATGATACTTCAGTTCACTTTTTAGGGATTTTTACTGGGTTAGTTGCAGCTCAACTTTCAGGTTCAAGAGTTGTTGTGACAGAGAAACCTATTAACCCTTATCCCTCAACTTCTTTTAAAGAATTTGCTAAGATTGATTGTGGGAAAAACCAGGTTTTAAAGATAACTGGAACTACGGTTCCACTTTCAGAGATGGAAGATAGGTTAAAAACCCTTTCTTCAATAATTAGAATCGGTTATTCTATCGAGATGAAGGATTCCTTATTTGCTCAACATCTCCGTACTTGTAGAAATAGTGATCTACCGGGTTCATACCTACTAAAGAAGATCCTAAGGAACACCGATGATGGATCCTCAATTATTGGAAACTATTTAAATGATGCAAATATTATTGATTTAAATTTCGGTGATAGTATGACTAAAAATAAACTGGATAAACTATCTGAACTGGGTTTTAGAATTGCAATACCTAAAACCTATAAACCATATGCAGTAGAGAGGCCCTTCCGAGAATCTGTTAAAGCTATTACTAAAGTAGGGGTTGACGATCTGGGTGAACAAGATTACAAAAATTTAGTAGCAGGAAAACTCCGTAAAGGGTTGGAAAGAGGTTCTCAGACCTTTTCTAAACCTAAAGAAGAACTTGAAACCGAAAAAGGATGGGGTGAAAGGATAGATGAATTTGCTGAATATTTCGTTGAAGAAATATTCTATGGTATTTGCGACGGCAATCCAGGGAAACTGAAGAGAAAATCCAATAATCTAGCAGATGCCTACTATTCAGGTGTATTAAAAAGAAAAAATCAGATTTAAAAAAGTTTAATGGTGTATATAATGTCTTTAGAAGAACTTAAAAATAGAACAGTAGAAGAACTGACCAATAAGCCAGAAAACAACTATGTCTCAATTTTAGTGCTGAGAGAGCTTGAAAGTAATGCTGTGTTCACTACAAACGGAGTAGATGCTGATATTGGAACAATCTCTATTGAAGAAGAAGAGTACAACCCAGTTCTGATGTTTATGCGTAAACAAAGCGGCAGTGACAGAAGATATGGAAAATCTATGCAAAGAGAACTGCTAAATGATGTTGAATGCACAATGAACGTTAATGAAATGTGTCAAAAATGTCCAGAATGCGTTTTATTCGGTTCCGCCGCCTCAGAAGGAGATTACGACATATCTATAACATCTAGAGTGCTTTATGACACCGCATACAGCCTTAGAGATTCAAATGTGGTTGTTGAAGAAAAATTCCAAAATGCACCAGGAGATAGCTATTCTAAAGAAGCAACTTCAGGTATTAGAGAACCAGATTTCGTTCTTCCTGGAACAATGTTCCCCTCTGTTATAACACTTAAAGACGCTACTCCAGAAGAAGTAGCATTCGTTCTCTCAATTACGCTAAAGAATAAAAGATACGGGGCAACTTCAAGCAGACAAGGAAGAACTAAAAACCATATCTTAGGGATATATCAAGGTAATGAAGAACCAGCATCCAATCTCGCCTTAACTAAAAGAACTATCAATAAACTAGGAAACATCGATGAGATCGTCAAAGAAGATACAATTCCAGTGGATAAAGCTAAAAAAGCCGTTAAAAAATCTTTTGATGAAATATTAGAAGAAGAAAACATAGATATGGAAGAATTGGAAAATAAAAAAGAGATACTAAAAGATGTAAGAGAAAACATCGAAGAGTACTTAAAAAACCAACAAAAAGCCTCTAAAACCTTTATTGAAAATCAGGTGAGTTAAATTTGAAGGCTTATAGACTGGAGATAGAAACTGAAGGATTTATAAGATTTGCCTCTAGGGAGGTCGGCAGATTAGTCGATACTGGAGATTTCATCTCTAATACCTCCCTATATTATGCATTAGGACTGGTCAATTCACCATATATAGATACATTGAAAAAACCAACCTACATAAAAGACACAAATGATATCCATAGAAAGATCTATGTTGCACCAGCTGTCCCT belongs to Methanonatronarchaeum sp. AMET-Sl and includes:
- a CDS encoding AAA family ATPase, whose protein sequence is MSGKDNLAWSSLELQTKINEDTETLHNHTGLLNPKDRYNKLLEYISNNYTNIQKETPNLTNHQYQDLRIYREILKNRSSRYVGQALQTHNIPVIKRIAGKPPEGNDLSGLRTLQLLENRLRQEIYICYIAGNMGSGKTDFAILLAELYHTWLNGKVASNIKSFKEKDRYCSGIQELEKWLKSDKQEGQKQSNKLFIFDEASSHASGYSKDSTKVERQFSTLLKKFRKYRASLIIIGHTGKDVHPDIRRLLNDYILKVGRKEAIFYRSVTDAKGQGQRFKLQGIPKTNYTFNTYENTKWKWRNPEINERLEPEFMPEIKRAKEVVQQIQEKGIDEYVNRYKKNYHPGMEEGTIKSFRKNKIIKDYKINKKVYKFVQEDLRDIYGVNS
- the cas6 gene encoding CRISPR system precrRNA processing endoribonuclease RAMP protein Cas6 produces the protein MKKIEISCSPLDKLEVPNSDGYLLYSTLLSKISEKSSEVSTRIHDSNFSSISVSSLNGIFHQSSRRYHKVLKPSEDYTFKVGVTDPKEEEIFKALIEPLIFGDGLIEFDNGSLEVKEISSNETSFEDLFTKAVGFEKPEFSFEFTSPTCIKFKNSSITEMFPQRVSVFNSIKCKWNKVAPDKYALGLSREDIGSNLIEKPQPKSYRTHSVVVNRVFDENKKHKRPIIRQGFTGKCTYSIFKEASKDIKNALTLLAMFSEYSGVGSAVSRGCGSVITEIQEVN
- the cas10d gene encoding type I-D CRISPR-associated protein Cas10d/Csc3, coding for MVNPLREGVLEGEKEIEQISDEKSVLLEFYNDIDPLLREEDWGYLSAKSVEFGKIDQSLLNHIRNGVSFLSQFKNVLNKIGISFDHIDLRRTVSLFIIHDLHKLEKKGWENEFDIDKKTVERFVKDLKLDDFSDLSFEDYYSCVKASHRSSNSKSGRLTPEYSRLAPLVRLADAIASSPSPEEAVSERNQNVLKEKFDNLKLSFHKLEEVKGISTNILNRGIADYLMDREYYILTIYDNGCLYIKEKNTEGIDFDEEVFNGIYDNFVESLRDSHENLKDPSKLSESISGGRLGHYNASSEYYFYSGIENIIKGFCFKGFSDANSDNDLTDSMISDIELAEKITGIDIDKSDRTIIGFARIVASIYKQILSLENDLEMGLKILGEIFNAEKSTKKLIKANENQKKKLAKGGKWIYSIPIAQEFLESKINGKKASNVESGPVSEYIAREVLSKIDKEKVEAKLIGDFEKEIKSFISDVVILDNTKFDFETPDIFDEYVSKRTSKLCSICNRSTFGNKGDMESKKYEHGLKAGFSNYVDLGASKPENLLLCKPCQVEFGLRNIETNNQQEYRIFYHFIPDYFYTPATWSIAENIVQLVGNGRLQVLSIANTVISEEFNKDIEEDFENLAGDESGLNILESTIGEFKNNYGTQILEYHRNSSQRNPLNDTSVHFLGIFTGLVAAQLSGSRVVVTEKPINPYPSTSFKEFAKIDCGKNQVLKITGTTVPLSEMEDRLKTLSSIIRIGYSIEMKDSLFAQHLRTCRNSDLPGSYLLKKILRNTDDGSSIIGNYLNDANIIDLNFGDSMTKNKLDKLSELGFRIAIPKTYKPYAVERPFRESVKAITKVGVDDLGEQDYKNLVAGKLRKGLERGSQTFSKPKEELETEKGWGERIDEFAEYFVEEIFYGICDGNPGKLKRKSNNLADAYYSGVLKRKNQI
- the cas7d gene encoding type I-D CRISPR-associated protein Cas7/Csc2, translating into MSLEELKNRTVEELTNKPENNYVSILVLRELESNAVFTTNGVDADIGTISIEEEEYNPVLMFMRKQSGSDRRYGKSMQRELLNDVECTMNVNEMCQKCPECVLFGSAASEGDYDISITSRVLYDTAYSLRDSNVVVEEKFQNAPGDSYSKEATSGIREPDFVLPGTMFPSVITLKDATPEEVAFVLSITLKNKRYGATSSRQGRTKNHILGIYQGNEEPASNLALTKRTINKLGNIDEIVKEDTIPVDKAKKAVKKSFDEILEEENIDMEELENKKEILKDVRENIEEYLKNQQKASKTFIENQVS